A portion of the Caenorhabditis elegans chromosome III genome contains these proteins:
- the B0361.9 gene encoding PAN domain-containing protein (Confirmed by transcript evidence), whose product MFVLSIALLSCTTLCAATTEWWGDLRAHLNPARQAPFYDVTYDEKVNVCPQGLHADAIPEYVYFGTMLATMTVDEHDQCLQKCAEKPRCKAVNFFHPFAYQEKGFCELLTEGQLDNPSLMRPFRKATYYEKIRCRELDDVEDVEEAAPIGSEITEKLPEDMAREKKLDMSKLMKKLSAKVKEFNGGAGGFRAAR is encoded by the exons ATGTTTGTTCTATCAATTGCTCTGTTGTCTTGCACAACACTATGTGCAGCTACCACTGAATGGTGGGGAGACCTTCGTGCACATCTCAATCCAGCTCGTCAAGCACCATTCTATGATGTAACCTATGACGAGAAAG ttaacgTCTGTCCACAAGGACTTCACGCAGATGCTATTCCTGAGTATGTCTACTTCGGAACAATGCTTGCAACAATGACTGTTGATGAGCACGATCAATGTCTCCAGAAGTGCGCCGAAAAGCCACGTTGCAAAGCAGTCAACTTCTTCCATCCATTTGCATATCAGGAGAAAGGTTTTTGCGAGTTGCTCACTGAAGGACAACTCGACAATCCATCATTGATGCGCCCATTCCGCAAAGCTACTTATTACGAGAAAATTCGTTGCCGTGAGCTTGATGATGTTGAGGACGTTGAAGAGGCAGCACCAATCGGCTCGGAAATCACAGAAA AGCTTCCAGAAGACATGGCTCGCGAGAAGAAACTCGACATGAGCAAGTTGATGAAGAAGCTTTCCGCCAAGGTTAAGGAATTTAATGGAGGCGCTGGCGGATTCCGTGCGGCTCGCTAA
- the B0361.3 gene encoding uncharacterized protein (Confirmed by transcript evidence), with the protein MTIHHHGSAERKSIDDYSDIPRGEACKQLVEQLNRNLYSLNSNMQTTFKQMVHVETRIGHEISLLSSCLQENMSKCTMPYAPHEEQLVQLDSAKRNLKQLTRLLDARQIFDAEDSQSEKLKDRAIDDSLLPTLVAIGDNLKIIKELGAKPKFDAETYHKTKDRYLAWKGTEFAVKFDTPGGLDDIFDAFTTLNSVNDFYRLYQHHFDQSLNNLNKNSGIEDEKSLKEMGTVFVTKAAEHFRTHIGSLCKYCDENEAFTRLLDAWKNYIKNGTLEKLFEQSMENYNNYDLLSDLKSVVTKAYEEFETNTAGGPEDDEESIENIERIIVDGLMESAKKPLSEKLRSMVEPPPLNFRSVAEVMSSLENFAYLLREISHQLLEIYLEDEGREFMISILKPIFTDYTMRLCRMEDNSTPKVKLEEYLERIALAGQLSTIVEEYKDQTEIKNGLELKNAKKWMNERVKDAIRASHRFVTDKMPNHGSETYKESADMAKSALPTPQDFVVTATQNLLHLLRFWEEALANENTKVALIAHVMDINKESLETPDDDAIFAAILDRIASHVVKKLLQSINDVWLTDGKTATLSKGLVKEFLCDAEYLRDALVDLRAGTHDNLDSTINKLREQLKTMS; encoded by the exons ATGACAATTCATCATCATGGTTCTGCTGAACGTAAATCAATAGATGATTATTCGGATATACCACGAGGAGAAGCATGCAAGCAGCTTGTGGAACAGCTCAACCGAAATTTATACTCTTTGAATTCCAATATGCAGACAACCTTCAAACAAATGGTACATGTGGAAACACG aattggaCATGAAATCTCTCTTTTGTCTTCGTGCCTTCAAGAAAATATGTCGAAATGTACAATGCCATATGCGCCACACGAAGAACAACTCGTTCAATTAGATTCTGCAAAAAGAAACTTAAAACAATTGACTCGATTACTAGATGCTCGTCAGATATTTGATGCAGAAGACAGTCAATCTGAAAAGTTAAAGGACAGGGCAATTGATGATTCGTTGCTTCCGACATTGGTGGCAATTGgagataatttaaaaattatcaaagag CTCGGCGCTAAGCCAAAGTTCGATGCTGAGACTTATCACAAAACAAAGGATCGCTATTTAGCATGGAAAGGAACTGAGTTTGCTGTGAAGTTCGACACTCCTGGAGGGCTTGATGATATTTTCGATGCATTTACAACTTTGAATTCTGTCAATG aTTTCTACCGTCTCTACCAGCATCATTTCGATCAATCTCTAAACAACTTGAATAAAAACTCAGGAATTGAAGATGAAAAGTCGTTAAAAGAAATGGGAACTGTTTTTGTAACCAAAGCTGCGGAACATTTCAGAACTCATATTGG TTCGTTGTGCAAATATTGTGATGAAAACGAAGCATTCACTAGACTTCTTGATGCttggaaaaattacattaaaaatgGAACTTTGGAGAAGCTTTTTGAACAATCTATGGAGAACTATAACAATTATGATTTGCTTTCAGACTTGAAATCT GTAGTTACAAAAGCATACGAAGAGTTTGAAACAAACACAGCTGGAGGACCAGAAGACGACGAAGAGtccattgaaaatattgagagAATAATTGTAGATGGTCTGATGGAAAGTGCGAAGAAACCATTATCTGAAAAGCTCCGATCGATGGTTGAGCCACCACCATTGAATTTT AGATCAGTAGCTGAAGTGATGTCATCTCTTGAAAACTTTGCCTACTTGCTGCGAGAGATTTCTCATCAACTTCTGGAAATCTATTTAGAGGATGAAGGCCGAGAGTTCATGATTTCTATTTTGAAACCAATATTCACGGATTACACAATGCGATTATGTCGAATGGAAGATAATTCGACTCCAAAAGTTAAATTGGAAGAATATCTCGAAAGAATTGCGTTGGCTGGACAACTATCAACGATTGTAGAAGAGTACAAAGatcaaactgaaattaaaaatggatTGGAGTTGAAGAATGCGAAGAAATGGATGAATGAGAGAGTGAAGGATGCAATCCGTGCCAGTCATCGATTTGTGACAGATAAGATGCCTAACCACGGA agTGAGACTTACAAGGAAAGCGCCGACATGGCAAAATCTGCACTTCCAACTCCTCAAGATTTTGTGGTCACAGCTACACAg aatcttCTACATCTTCTCCGTTTCTGGGAAGAAGCATTGGCAAACGAGAATACAAAAGTCGCACTGATAGCGCATGTTATGGATATTAATAAag AATCTCTGGAAACTCCTGATGACGACGCCATCTTTGCGGCAATTCTTGATAGGATTGCGAGTCATGTGGTCAAAAAGCTTCTGCAATCTATCAACGATGTCTGGTTGACTGATGGAAAAACAGCTACACTTTCGAAGGGACTCGTTAAAGAATTCCTATGTGACGCTGAATATCTTCGTGATGCCCTTGTTGATTTGCGAGCGGGAACCCATGATAATCTTGATTCGACGATCAATAAACTCCGGGAGCAGCTGAAGACGATGTCGtaa
- the pho-5 gene encoding Putative acid phosphatase 5 (Confirmed by transcript evidence), translated as MLLLLVLLIGASGINAVVYKEVPIQANTDTLEYVHTVWRHGDRTPAELLFPDDITKWPEGLGELTEQGAAQQYRLGQWLKRRYGSWLGEKFNRNAIYIRSSDYNRTLMSAQANMAGLFPPKYPIAGGLMWQPIPVHTISKPTDKELYEEASCPTAEIEMNAQWKSTKANGIRKKFARELSFFSQKLNLPNMELKATWRIFDNLFCEKQNNITWPSWMNSSIFERVDQLYNEVSQLEFHTDTLRRLRGGTLLEEIFHRFSDKASGSLGKEAKFYAYSAHDSTIAALLATLGVFYDIYPKYATCLLIEMHKLANETRLIRVFHKNETDIDRLIEYSIPGCDDPCTLQKLGDDLKKYFPEDWEAECGLKTSFQFIYLVIISILVISTVCSCTMLFVEKQKRKILRFPVDGLRDDTAPMLGGDDSD; from the exons ATGCTTCTCCTTCTCGTGCTCCTTATCGGAGCATCAGGAATCAATGCAGTAGTGTATAAAGAAGTTCCAATTCAAGCAAATACGGACACCCTGGAATATGTGCACACTGTATGGAGACATGGGGATCGGACTCCGGCGGAGCTTCTCTTTCCGGATGACATCACGAAATGGCCTGAGGGATTGGGGGAGTTGACCGAGCAAGGAGCAG cccAACAATATCGTCTGGGTCAATGGCTCAAAAGGCGATATGGCTCGTGGCTCGGGGAAAAGTTCAATAGAAATGCT ATTTATATTCGTAGTTCTGATTACAATAGAACATTAATGTCGGCTCAAGCGAATATGGCAGGACTATTCCCACCGAAATATCCAATCGCTGGAGGATTAATGTGGCAGCCAATTCCTGTTCATACGATATCGAAACCAACAGACAAA GAACTCTACGAAGAAGCAAGTTGTCCGACTGCTGAAATTGAGATGAATGCACAATGGAAATCAACTAAAGCTAATGGAATTCGAAAGAAGTTCGCACGAGAATTAAGCTTTTTCTCCCAAAAGCTTAATTTGCCAAATATGGAGCTAAAGGCTACCTGGAGGATATTTGATAATTTGTTTTGTGAG AAACAAAACAACATAACATGGCCATCATGGATGAACTCGAGTATATTCGAACGAGTTGATCAACTGTACAATGAAGTATCTCAGTTGGAATTCCATACAGATACTCTTCGACGtcttcgtggtgggacccttCTCGAGGAAATATTTCATCGATTTAGTGATAAAGCTTCTGGATCACTAGGAAAAGAAGCAAAGTTTTACGCGTATTCTGCg cacgATTCAACAATCGCAGCTCTTCTCGCGACACTTGGAGTGTTCTACGATATTTATCCAAAATATGCAACATGTTTGCTCATCGAAATGCACAAACTCGCGAACGAAACTCGCTTGATAcgagtttttcataaaaatgagaCAGATATTGATCGGCTTATCGAATATTCGATTCCTGGTTGTGATGATCCATGCACACTCCAAAAGCTCGGAGATGatcttaaaaaatactttccaGAGGATTGGGAAGCCGAATGCGGTCTGAAAACAAGcttccaatttatttatttag ttataatATCCATTCTGGTTATCTCTACAGTTTGCTCGTGTACCATGCTTTTCGTTGAGAAACAAAAGCGGAAGATTTTGAGATTCCCCGTCGACGGCCTACGCGATGACACTGCTCCGATGCTGGGTGGAGACGATAGTGATTGA
- the ykt-6 gene encoding synaptobrevin family protein (Product from WormBase gene class ykt;~Confirmed by transcript evidence; YKT6 (yeast v-SNARE) homolog), whose translation MKLYSILVFHKNVDTSDVKLFKSECDLSSFSFFQRGSVQEFMTFTAKLLVERSGLGARSSVKENEYLVHCYVRNDGLSAVCVTDAEYQQRVAMSFLGRVLDDFTTRVPATQWPGIRSDKDCSYTGLKDLLEKWQNPREADPMTRVQEEVEETKMVMHNTIQSVLDRGEKLDDLVKKSENLSDQSKMFYTSARKMNKCCNYV comes from the exons aTGAAATTATACTCAATTCTTGTATTTCACAAAAACGTCGACACGAGTGATGTGAAGCTGTTTAAATCGGAATGTGATCTCTCTTCATTCAGCTTCTTTCAACGTGGATCCGTTCAAGAATTCATGACGTTTACAGCAAAACTTCTTGTTGAGAGAAGTGGATTGGGAGCTAGAAGTTCTGTTAAA gaaaacgAATATCTTGTTCATTGCTATGTTCGAAATGATGGCCTCTCAGCCGTATGCGTAACCGATGCTGAATATCAACAACGTGTGGCAATGAGCTTCCTCGGAAGAGTTCTCGATGATTTCACCACAAGAGTTCCAGCAACTCAATGG cctgGAATCCGAAGCGACAAGGATTGTTCATACACAGGTTTGAAGGATCTTctcgaaaaatggcaaaatccACGTGAAGCCGATCCAATGACTCGAGTTCAAGAAGAAGTAGAAGAGACGAAAATGGTGATGCATAATACGATTCAATCGGTGCTTGATCGTGGTGAGAAGCTGGATGATTTAGTGAAAAAGAGTGAGAACCTGTCGgatcaatcaaaaatgttctacaCATCGGCTCGAAAGATGAACAAATGCTGCAATTACGTCTAA
- the algn-11 gene encoding GDP-Man:Man(3)GlcNAc(2)-PP-Dol alpha-1,2-mannosyltransferase (Confirmed by transcript evidence) — MSDTVISLISHSITTVFYLVPLIIALIIPFSLYSGFRRKSKTVAFFHPYCNAGGGGERVLWAAIRTMQKKFPDHKYFVYSGDTDATKEQILLKARQRFGIELDPSNIQFIYLHWRTLVEARHYKHCTMLFQALAGLILALEAWFRMVPAVFIDSMGYPLSLPAFRLSGSKVVAYVHYPTISCDMLDVVESRQETFNNSSTIAQSNVLSWGKLTYYRLFACLYWLAGKAAHVGMVNGSWTQRHITSIWSRRDVSIVYPPCDVEAFLNIESVAESLLEDTKTVRLLSVGQIRPEKNHKLQLEVLHDVKEPLEKMGYNVELCIAGGCRNEEDQERVKMLKNEAEKLDISEQLIWQLNVPYEDLVVELSKALISIHTMHNEHFGISVVEAMAASTIILSNDSGGPRMDIVKDYEGHCVGYLSITKEEYVETILKIVEEGLKKRNDTRKYARKSLTRFGEAAFETHWNKEIEKVL; from the exons ATGTCGGACACAGTGATTTCATTAATTAGTCATTCTATCACTACAGTATTCTATCTCGTTCCACTAATAATCGCGTTAATTATACCATTCAGCCTTTATTCTGGATTCCGAAG aaaatcaaaaaccgtTGCATTTTTCCATCCATATTGCAATGCCGGTGGAGGTGGTGAACGAGTTTTGTGGGCAGCGATTCGTACGATGCAGAAAAA GTTCCCGGATCACAAGTATTTTGTATATTCCGGAGACACTGACGCCACCAAGGAGCAAATTCTATTGAAGGCTCGACAAAGATTCGGAATTGAACTGGATCCTTCCAATATTCAATTCATTTATTTAca ttggCGTACTCTAGTGGAAGCTCGTCACTACAAGCACTGCACAATGCTTTTTCAAGCACTTGCCGGTCTCATTCTCGCACTAGAAGCCTGGTTTCGAATGGTACCAGCAGTATTTATCGATTCAATGGGATATCCACTATCACTACCAGCATTTCGTCTTTCTGGATCAAAAGTTGTCGCATATGTTCATTATCCGACAATTTCATGTGATATGCTCGATGTTGTAGAGTCAAGACAAGAAACATTCAACAACTCAAGCACAATTGCTCAAAGCAACGTTTTGTCTTGGGGAAAG TTGACCTACTACCGTTTGTTCGCCTGCCTTTACTGGTTAGCTGGAAAAGCTGCTCACGTGGGGATGGTCAATGGAAG TTGGACTCAACGACATATCACTTCGATTTGGTCTCGACGAGATGTGAGTATTGTATATCCGCCATGTGATGTTGaagcatttttgaatatcgaaTCAGTTGCCGAGAGCTT attggaGGACACAAAAACCGTCCGTCTTCTATCTGTAGGACAAATTCGCCCAGAAAAGAATCACAAACTTCAACTGGAAGTACTACATGATGTTAAAGAACCATTAGAGAAAATGGGATACAATGTCGAGCTGTGTATTGCAGGTGGATGTAGAAATGAAGAAGATCAGGAAAGagttaaaatgttgaaaaatgaggCTGAAAAGTTGGATATTTCGGAGCAATTAATTTGGCAATTGAATGTTCCGTATGAAGATTTAGTGGTTGAATTATCG AAAGCTCTTATTTCAATTCACACAATGCACAATGAGCACTTTGGAATCTCAGTTGTCGAGGCAATGGCTGCTTCAACAATAATTCTTTCAAATGATTCTGGTGGTCCACGAATGGATATTGTTAAAGATTATGAAGGACATTGTGTAGGATATTTGTCAATTACAAAAGAAGAATATgtggaaacaattttgaaaattgttgaagaaGGACTCAAAAAGCGGAATGACACTAGAAAGTACGCCAGAAAATCGTTGACAAGGTTTGGAGAAGCTGCTTTTGAG actcaCTGGAacaaagaaatcgaaaaagtgctgtga
- the B0361.14 gene encoding uncharacterized protein (Confirmed by transcript evidence): MVDTASCSDNILY, encoded by the coding sequence TTGGTTGACACCGCATCGTGTAGTGACAATATACTTTACTGA